GCAATCGTGTATTTTCCCACACATTCGGCCATTCCTGAATCTTTTTCTGTTTTGTAGAAGACATGTCAAGAAATTGACCCTGCCCATTCACTAGATAAATGTTAGCCTCAGAGAACTCGGCCATCGTTTCCACAGCATAGATTCGATCACGAAGCATAACGGATAAGTGCAAAGCCAGCTCATTTGCTTCCTCATGTGCTTTTTTCGTATAAAAGTTGCTGAATAGCTGGTTGATAACCATACTAAGCAAGACCAGAATCACAAGAAACAAACTAAACATGGTGAGACTGAGTTTTAAATAAACCTTATTCCATTTCATGCGATCCTCCTTATCCTGCATTCACAAATTGACCACAAAAAACACATGGTTTCTCTATAATTTTTCGTTACTTTAATAATAAGCTTCAACATAATGTTGTCTATCCTTCTATTCTTTTCGAAATCTTTATGACACCCAAAACAAACATCCTGGTACAAAAATCAGTTAATAACCAGATTCAATTTAAAGACAGTCAGATTATTCAGGAACAGGCCATGATTAAAAGGATAGACTTGATCGTTTACCCTAACTTGAAAAGCGCAAGAAACATCCTGCCAGATTCTCTTTTTCAATCCGTTGCAGCGACTTTATCGCTCCAAAATCCAACAAGTGTCCGGCCAGCATTGGATGAAATGTTTTGTCAAGAGCTGTAACACCAAAGCAATTATGCTTGGTAAACAAAGCAGCCAGCCGCCCCATGGTACGAGGAAGACTGGCTGTTGCGTTATCAGGAGCTATACCCGGTGGTCCATCGGCAAAGAGAACAAGTATATATTGATTACTGCCAACAAAATCATTAGCGCATAATAAGGCAGCAGCTTTTTCCAGGAAGCCCTATTCCCTATGCGATAAACGGTATAAGCTGAACCGACAAGACCCAGTACAATAACAAGATACTGCATAAGCTGTACAGTACCCACAGAAGCCAATGCCAGGTCTCCGGTTAATGTATAGCCAAACAAATTACCCGTATTGAACCAAATGGCTTTTCCCTCCGTGAACATGTGGAAAAGGTTATGCGCCAAGTGACCAGCCAAGTCAAGCGGAATAACGGCGTAACCAAAACGCACGAAATTCTCTTTTACTTTCTCGGATGTTCCTTTGCGGGCAGTTAATTTCGCTGTCCCCCACAGCATGGCGATTGGAATCATCATGGAAACCACAAAAGCAACCGTAAAATTCACCGGGTAGTAGGTAGTTTGCGTAATCTTGCTAATGACTTTTAAAATATCTTGCCAAATTCCTAACATCGTAAGATTTTGTACAAAAACGATTCCCATAATAACCGCTGCCAAAAATGCATGTTCGGCTTTTGGTTTTTTGATTCCCCACAGCTCTGCAGTCGGCGTTCTCGGGGTAATACGGATGGAATTGTTGGGGCATGACTTCACGCAGTTTCCACAAAGGTTACAATCCGCACTGTCATCCATTGTCCGGACAAATTGAAACATGGGACATCCTTCTGTCTTGCTATCACCTTTAAAACAGGATTGTGTCTTGCAGGTTTTGCAAACGTCAGGTGTTCCCCGAAGCTCCAGCATACCTGAACGGGAATAGTTGCCCGCCAATCCTCCGAGAAAGCAAAGTGTTTTACAAAAGGTCCTTCTTTCGAAAAATACGGAAGTACCGACAACCATCGTCGTCAGAACAAGAAGCAGATATCCGGAACCGCGCGGCGATTCAATGATCCCCCAAATGTGATCGGACCATGTAATCATGATGAAAAAAATATCAATCATCCATATTCCATATTTCTTTAAAAACTTCGGCATCGGCCTTTCGCTGCCAACCAGCTTTCGAACAATGTCACTGATTTTACCGAAAGGGCAGACTGCGCACCAGAAACGACCCAATACCAGAAAAATAATGGGGATGGCCGGCCACCACAGCACCCACGTTAATGAAGTTCCAAAATTTCGACTGGGGTTGACCGTACCGGCAACCAGCTCATATACAATCACAGAAAATACGATCATAGCCGCCCACTGGAATATTCCGGGATACCATCGGCTCTTAATAAAGGCTTTTACCAACGGAATATCCAACAAATTATATTTCTTTTTTTCAGGTGGGATGCTCACCTGCTGCGTTTTACTTGCCGGGTTGATCATGCTTGAGCACGTCCCTTCTTCAGTAACCATTTACGACAGGCTCCATAGAGAATAAATCCCGCCATTATGCCTGCAAATATGCTTAATACCGGAATATTTGGAGGTGTCTCTACTACTTCCTCGCCATGTCCACCATGTCCGCCGTGTCCACCACTTTCCGCAGATTGATTAGGGTCAACTGAATCTTTACTGGTGCCCATATCCATGTTGTGGTGTTCCTCCATGGTCATACTGTGGGAATGGGTATCATCCATCTGCATATCAGAAGTCATTTCTTCTTTTATCGGGTTCTGTAGCTCTTGTACCGCTTCGTGCCCTGCTTGTCCATGCTCATCGTGTTTTGTCGCCTCATCTGCCAAGGCTGTGCTGACAAACGAGAGGAGTCCAATAAGCACAACGATGATTCCGCATCTTTTCATTCATCTCTTCCTTCCTTTACGAGTGCTTTAATCTGAGTTATTGTAAAAAGAAAGTGTGTAGAAACTGTGTAGAAATTGCGAGAATTACACGAAAACCCAAAAAAAGATGATATTTCAATACATATTCGAATTCCTCTGGCCACATCAAAAAGCCGTCGAACCAGCAGAACCGTTTCATTGTGATGAACGGTCTGCCGTTTCAACGGCTTCCAATTTTGCTGATTCAACGTTGTTTATTCAACCAAATGGCAAGCTACCCAGTGATCTGGACGAGCCTCTCGATAGAGCGGAACCTCTTGGGAGCAACGACCGATCGCAAAGGGACAGCGGGTATGGAACTTGCAGCCTGAAGGAGGGTTAACCGGACTCGGGATATCCCCTTTGAGCAAAATGCGTTCTCTTTTCAGCTTCGGCACCGGAATAGGCACAGCGGACAGCAGCGCCTTCGTATACGGATGCAGCGGATTTCCGAACAGTTCATCACGCGAAGCTGTTTCGACCATAGAACCCAGATACATCACTCCAATGCGGGAACACAGATGCTCTACCACACTCAAGTCATGCGAGATAAAAAGATATGTCAACCCCCGCTCGGCCTGCAATTTGGCAAATAGGTTAATAATTTGCGCCTGGATGGACACATCCAGCGCCGATACCGGCTCATCTGCGATGATCAGATCCGGCTGAAGTGCCAGCGCCCGGGCAATGCCAATCCGCTGACGCTGGCCTCCCGAGAATTCATGTGGAAAACGGTCGATATGATACTCCGACAAGCCGCACAGCTTGAGCACGTCGAGTACAATGGACCGGACCTCCTCCTTCGTCGCTAGTCCATGATCCAGCAGCGCCTCACCAATCGCGTCGCCGATCCGCACCCGCGGATTCAGGGAGCTGTACGGGTCCTGAAAGATCAGCTGGATTTTGGGACGCAGCTCCTGCATCCCTTTGGCGGACAAGCTGTGCAGGTCGACCCCTTTGTATTTCACGGTACCGTCCGTTTTGTCCGTCAATCTGACAATCGTGCGGCCCACCGTGCTTTTGCCGCTCCCCGACTCGCCCACCAGGCCAAAGGTTTCTCCTTGACGGATGGTAAAGCTGATATCGTCCACCGCCCGTACATGCCCTGAAGTACGATTCATCAACCCGGATTTGACCGGAAAGTACGTTTTTAAGCGGTCAATTTCCAACAATGGCTCAGCCATGCACAACCGCCTCCTCATATAACCAGCAGGCTGCCTTCTGCTGAGCTGAAACTTCTTTTAATGCAGGCTCCTTCACGCGGCAAATGTCCATACACTGCGCGCAGCGGTCATGAAAGTAGCAGGAAGCCGTCAGTTCCAGCGGATTTGGCACCTGTCCGGGGATGGAATACAGCTCCTTTTGGCGCTGATTCAGCACTGGCTTGGATTTGAGCAAGCCTTGTGTGTAAGGATGCTGGGGGTGATTGAACAGCTGCACCACTTCGCCTTCCTCGACAATCTTACCCGCATACATCACAATGACGTAATCAGCCATTTCTGCGACAACACCCAGATCATGAGTGATTAGCATGAGCGACATATGGGATCGGGCTTTCAATTCACGCAGCATATCAAGAATTTGCGCTTGTATCGTTACATCCAGCGCCGTGGTTGGCTCATCTGCGATTAGCAGCTTGGGGCCGCAGGACACAGCAATAGCGATCATGATGCGCTGCAGCATTCCTCCGCTCAGCTCATGCGGATAGCTTTTCAAAATCTGCTCCGGCCGGGACATGCCGACCTGCTCGATCAGCTCCAGTGCCCGCTTGCGTGCTTCCTTGCGCCCCAGCTTCAAATGCTCCATTAGTGGCTCGCACAATTGTTCACCTATCGTCAAGACCGGATTCAATGAAGACATCGGCTCCTGAAAAATCATAGATATGTCATGCCCGCGAATCGTGCGCATCTCATTTCTGCCAAGCTCCAACAAATCAGTCCCCTCAAAACGGATGCTTCCGCCTGCCACCTTACCACCTGGACTCTGGATCAAGCCCATGATCGACATCGCCGTAATGCTTTTGCCACAGCCCGATTCACCGACAATGCACACCGTTTCCCCCGGCTTCACGCGAAAGCTGATATCATCCACCGCCTTAACGGTTCCTTCTTCTGTATAAAAATGAGTGCTTAAATGCTCAATCGAAAGTAAATTGTTCATGGTGTATGATCACCTACCTCTTATGTTTCGGGTCAAGTACATCCCGCAGCCCGTCACCAAAAATATTAATAGCGATGACTGTAGCAAAAATCGACAAGCCTGGCGGTATCCACAGCCACGGACGCTGCTGAAAATCCAGCACATTGTTGGCCGCATCAATCATATTGCCCCAGGTCGGTGTCGTGGGCAGCACGCCAAGCCCAAAGAAGCTGAGCACAGATTCACTCAGGATGGCTCCGCCGATGTTCAATGTAGCGATCACGATCAGCAACGGCAAAATATTGGGCAGTAGATGCTTGAACAGCTTACGGCGATTGGATAATCCCAGCACTGTCGCAGCCTGCATAAATTCACGCTCCCGCAAGCTAAGCATCTGACCTCTTACCATCCGTGCAATCCCCGGCCAGTTGACCAGACTCAGCATCAGCATGACAATGTACATCCGCTGATCGGGCGGAACCTTCCAGTCAGACAGCAGTGCGCCCATAATAAAGAGCAGCGGCAAACTGGGGATCGTCAGCAGCAAATCAGCAACACGCATAATGATCTGATCGGCGATTCCGCGAAAATATGCAGATATGACCCCCAGCGTAGCCCCCAAAACGACTGACAGCACCATAGAAGCCAGGCCCACCGTCAGAGAAATTTGCCCTGCCTGCATCACACGGGTCAGCACATCCCTTCCCAGCTTGTCTGTTCCCAGCCAGTGATGGATGTTCGGCCCCTTGTTCATCATCAATATATTGGTTTTGTTATCAGCATAGGGGGAAAATAACGGGCCGATAAAACAGAGCAAAAACATAAATACCACGACGAGCAGCCCAACCATAGCCAGCTTGTTTCGAAACAGCTGCCTGAGCGCTTGCTGCCACATCGAGGATTTGGCAGCTGGCCGCAGTCTGCCGCTGCTTTGGCTCAAATTCCTGCTAACAGATGACATTCCGTAG
This DNA window, taken from Paenibacillus kribbensis, encodes the following:
- a CDS encoding 4Fe-4S binding protein — encoded protein: MVTEEGTCSSMINPASKTQQVSIPPEKKKYNLLDIPLVKAFIKSRWYPGIFQWAAMIVFSVIVYELVAGTVNPSRNFGTSLTWVLWWPAIPIIFLVLGRFWCAVCPFGKISDIVRKLVGSERPMPKFLKKYGIWMIDIFFIMITWSDHIWGIIESPRGSGYLLLVLTTMVVGTSVFFERRTFCKTLCFLGGLAGNYSRSGMLELRGTPDVCKTCKTQSCFKGDSKTEGCPMFQFVRTMDDSADCNLCGNCVKSCPNNSIRITPRTPTAELWGIKKPKAEHAFLAAVIMGIVFVQNLTMLGIWQDILKVISKITQTTYYPVNFTVAFVVSMMIPIAMLWGTAKLTARKGTSEKVKENFVRFGYAVIPLDLAGHLAHNLFHMFTEGKAIWFNTGNLFGYTLTGDLALASVGTVQLMQYLVIVLGLVGSAYTVYRIGNRASWKKLLPYYALMILLAVINIYLFSLPMDHRV
- a CDS encoding ABC transporter ATP-binding protein, giving the protein MAEPLLEIDRLKTYFPVKSGLMNRTSGHVRAVDDISFTIRQGETFGLVGESGSGKSTVGRTIVRLTDKTDGTVKYKGVDLHSLSAKGMQELRPKIQLIFQDPYSSLNPRVRIGDAIGEALLDHGLATKEEVRSIVLDVLKLCGLSEYHIDRFPHEFSGGQRQRIGIARALALQPDLIIADEPVSALDVSIQAQIINLFAKLQAERGLTYLFISHDLSVVEHLCSRIGVMYLGSMVETASRDELFGNPLHPYTKALLSAVPIPVPKLKRERILLKGDIPSPVNPPSGCKFHTRCPFAIGRCSQEVPLYREARPDHWVACHLVE
- a CDS encoding ABC transporter ATP-binding protein — translated: MNNLLSIEHLSTHFYTEEGTVKAVDDISFRVKPGETVCIVGESGCGKSITAMSIMGLIQSPGGKVAGGSIRFEGTDLLELGRNEMRTIRGHDISMIFQEPMSSLNPVLTIGEQLCEPLMEHLKLGRKEARKRALELIEQVGMSRPEQILKSYPHELSGGMLQRIMIAIAVSCGPKLLIADEPTTALDVTIQAQILDMLRELKARSHMSLMLITHDLGVVAEMADYVIVMYAGKIVEEGEVVQLFNHPQHPYTQGLLKSKPVLNQRQKELYSIPGQVPNPLELTASCYFHDRCAQCMDICRVKEPALKEVSAQQKAACWLYEEAVVHG
- the opp4C gene encoding oligopeptide ABC transporter permease encodes the protein MSSVSRNLSQSSGRLRPAAKSSMWQQALRQLFRNKLAMVGLLVVVFMFLLCFIGPLFSPYADNKTNILMMNKGPNIHHWLGTDKLGRDVLTRVMQAGQISLTVGLASMVLSVVLGATLGVISAYFRGIADQIIMRVADLLLTIPSLPLLFIMGALLSDWKVPPDQRMYIVMLMLSLVNWPGIARMVRGQMLSLREREFMQAATVLGLSNRRKLFKHLLPNILPLLIVIATLNIGGAILSESVLSFFGLGVLPTTPTWGNMIDAANNVLDFQQRPWLWIPPGLSIFATVIAINIFGDGLRDVLDPKHKR